A region of the Oceanihabitans sp. IOP_32 genome:
CCGAGTAGTTTTGGTGCATTTTGCTTCGCTATTAGCGTTTCGTTACTTTCAATTTCTTTTCTTTTAAGCTGAAATAATTCTAATTCTGGTCTATTAATTTCGGTTTCTAAAGGTGTTTCTACCAGCGGATTTTGAAATGTGGTTGCAGCATCTAAAGGCCGACCAATAATGCTCGACAAGGTTTCTATTAAAGCTGTCTTATTACTTTCTAATTCTCTAAATTGCTGACTTAGTTTTAAAAGTTCTGCTTCTAAAACTTTATCTGATGCCGGTAAAATGGTACCATATTTAATACCCGATTGTACTTCTTTAAGTTTTGCTTCTAACTGTGCTTCTTTGGCTTTTAACAACAGATAGGATTCCTGCGATAATAAAATGGAAAAGTACAATTGGTTAATCTGTTGCTTTAACTGATAGAGGTTAACGTCAACCTGTTTTTGTTTGGTTTTAGTTTGCACTGCTTTTACATTTAAAGTCGCATCTGTGACTCCACCATTATAAATCAATTGATTTACAGAAAGCGTTGCACGATATTGGTCTTTGTTTAAAGATTCAATATTGGCATTGGGAATTGGGATTTCAATCACATCCGATTGGTAAGTGGCTTGCGCATCTAAAGATATTTGAGGTAATTTTGCATTAGAAATAACTTCAGAGTCTAATTTGTTTTGGTCTTCAAATAACTGAGATTGCTTGGCTAAAGGGTAGTTTTTAGTTGCTAAACTATGGCATGCCTCCAAAGTGATGCGCTGTTGGGCAACACTTGGAAGGGTTATTAAGATTGATATAATAATTATAAAGCGTTTCATTTTAGTGTTTCTTTATCGAATTAATAATAAAGCTAGAAACTTCTGTTTTTCGATCTTCCATGAGTTGTTTGTAGTTTTTATCATCTGTTTTGGTAAGTGCCATGATTAAAGGTTTCGCTAGAAAAGGGAAAATGTTAAGCGCTAAAATGTTAATGAATAATTGTTCTGCACTTATGGGTTTAATGAGACCGTTTTTAACGTCATTATCTATTTGTATTTTAAACTTTTCAAGATTTGGAAAGCCTTTCTTTTCGGTCAATTTTAAAATAAACTCTGGATTTCTATTTAATTCCTGAATGATAAAATTTGGTAAATATGGATGCTTAATAATGAATGAAATATAGTTTGATGTGAAGCTTTTTATTTTGTCTTCAATAGAAGAATCATCGTTTAGAATCGCATTTAATTGCGGTGCCAATAATGAAAAGGCACTTTTAAAAACCGCCTCAAACAGCAGTTGTTTGCTTCTGTAATAATAATGAAGCATGGCTTTGTTAATGCCTGCCTTATCTGCTATTTCTTGCATACGTGCTCCAGCCATGCCTTTGGCCTGAAAGACATCTTTCGCAGCATCTAAAATTTGTCCTTCGGTGTTTTCGTCTTTTGTTTTCGCCATATTAACTATATAGTTTAACCATTTGGTTAGCAAATATACAAAAAATAATCAAACGCGCTGTGGTTTGATT
Encoded here:
- a CDS encoding TolC family protein; this encodes MKRFIIIISILITLPSVAQQRITLEACHSLATKNYPLAKQSQLFEDQNKLDSEVISNAKLPQISLDAQATYQSDVIEIPIPNANIESLNKDQYRATLSVNQLIYNGGVTDATLNVKAVQTKTKQKQVDVNLYQLKQQINQLYFSILLSQESYLLLKAKEAQLEAKLKEVQSGIKYGTILPASDKVLEAELLKLSQQFRELESNKTALIETLSSIIGRPLDAATTFQNPLVETPLETEINRPELELFQLKRKEIESNETLIAKQNAPKLLGFATGGYGNPGLNMLDNSFQTFYTVGLKLNWKVFDWNSNKKQRQSLAINKDILDTETETFKLNTNIELNQQQKEINKIEGFIASDLEIIKLRKDVLKSADSQLKNGVITSSAYITELTNLYEDENTLVRHKIQLQLAKANYNVIKGQ
- a CDS encoding TetR/AcrR family transcriptional regulator, with product MAKTKDENTEGQILDAAKDVFQAKGMAGARMQEIADKAGINKAMLHYYYRSKQLLFEAVFKSAFSLLAPQLNAILNDDSSIEDKIKSFTSNYISFIIKHPYLPNFIIQELNRNPEFILKLTEKKGFPNLEKFKIQIDNDVKNGLIKPISAEQLFINILALNIFPFLAKPLIMALTKTDDKNYKQLMEDRKTEVSSFIINSIKKH